The stretch of DNA GCGACGTTCACGTCGGTACGCTCGCTTATCTGGCGGCGCAACTTGATCTGGACGCCGTGCCCCCGTTGCTCGACGAGACCCGTCAAAAGACGACGCTCCACCGCTATCGGACGGCGGTACGCATTCATCTCGGCGTGGCGGCTTATTCCGAAACTGCCGAGCAGTTGGTATCGGTCACCGTGCTTGCGGCAGCCGAAACGATGAGCGATCCGGCGGACCTGATCAATCGAGGCATTGAAGCTCTGGGGAAGGCTTCGATTGATTTGCCGGCCTTCAGCACACTGGACCGGCTGGTCAACCACTTGCGAACCCAGGTCCACACGCGCATGTACGACCAGGTTGCAGTTCGGCTGACCGCAGATGTTGTCGCGGCTCTGGATGGATTGCTGACGGTCCCGCCGGGAGCCGCGACAACCCCTTTCAACCGGTTGAAACAGACGCCTGGGCCAGCGCGCCCAGAGACAATCAGGCTGTGGATCGAGCGCCTCCACTGGCTGAACAATTTGATTGATCCTGATCCGCCTCTGGCAGACATAACCCACACCAAGCTCCGGCAATTCGCCGCCGAGGCCCGGGCTTTGGAGGTGAGCGAACTTCTTGCCATTGCCCGGCCAGGACGGCGCTACCTTCTGGTCCTGAGCCTTCTGCGACAGGTCCACGCGCAATGCCGTGACGAACTGATCGAGATGTTGTTGCGCCGTGTCCGAAAGACGCAGGCCGCCGCCAAGGAAAAGCTCAAAGCGTTCCAGGAGCAGCACCGTGACGTCGAGGAGAAACTGATCGCTGTTCTGGGACAGGTGCTGGAAACGGCTAAGGAAGGCGAGAGCGACACCGATACTGGACGTCGCATCCGCGCTCTTTTGGCCGAGCAGGGCGGCGTCGAGGCGTTGTCGCAGCAATGTGAAACGGTCAGCGCCTGGCATCGCAACAACGATCTGCCGCTGCTGTGGCCAATCCACGCCAAAACCCGCAGCCTCTTGTTCCAGCTGCTGGACTTGATGGAGATTCGCTCGGCGACACAGGATCGCAGCCTGCTTGACGCATTGTCGATCGTGATCGAACATCGTCACGCCCGCCGTGACGAATTGGCTGGACCGCTTGAGCTGAGCTTTGCCTCGCAGCGATGGCAAAGCTTCGTGGCGAAGCGCCGTGGTGGCAGTACAGTGGTCGATCGTCGCGCGCTCGAAGTCTGCGTCTTCATCCATCTGGCGGACGCGCTGCAAGCAACGGATCTGTTCGTTGTCGGCGCCGAAACCTTCGATGATTACAGGACTCAGCTCCTGCCTTGGCCGGATTGCGAAGCGCGGCTGGCAGAATATTGCGATGCGCTTGGCCTTCCCGGGAGCGGTGAACACCTTGTCGATCAATTGCGGCGAGAACTGACGGCGACAGCAGTGGCGGTCGATGCGGACTTCCCCTCCAACGCGGAACTGACCATTGACGCTGACGGCGTGCCGCACCTCAAACAGCTCAGGGCCAAGTCGCTGCCCGAGGGATTGCAGGGCTTCGAGATGGAAGTCCATGCTCGCATGCGCGAACGCCACCTGCTCGATATTCTCAGGGACGGGACTTTCTGGACCAACTTCACGCGCCACTTCGGCCCGCCTTCCGGAGCCGATCCGAAGCTCACAAGAGCCGAGCAGCGCTATGTCTTCACGACTTTTGGCTATGGTTGCAATCTCGGCCCCGTCCAGGCCGCCCGCCATGCTCCAGCTATCGCCAGCGCCGATACGTTGCGTCGCCTCAATGCCCAGCATATCAATACGTCCAAGCTCGAAGCCGCAATGACGGACCTGATCGACGCCTACAATCGGCGTTGGTGCGCGGATATGAAATCGAACGCATTTCGATCATTAATGTAGTTGGTTATGCCTGCGTGACTTGACGCCGGATAGACTCCGGGCGTGCCCATGCCAGCATGCGGTTGAGAACGATGCAACCGATGGCAACCTCGGTCTGTTGAGCCGGAAGAGAGCGTGCTCGCAGGCGCCGTCCGATCAGCCCCTTGTATCGTCCGATGGCCGTTTCGCTCAGCGCCCGCTTGCCGTAGCCGGAGGCTGCCTGCCATTTCAGCCGACCGTCGCTTGCGATTGCGGCAATGTGCTTGTCCCTTTGACCAGGCGGTCCGGCATCACCGCTTTCCACCGCCGTGGAACGCGGTGGAATGACGATGTTCGCGGTTGCGCTGTGCTGCAGGATAGACCGATAGGTTGGCTTGCCGTCATAGGCTCCGTCGGCTGTGAACTGGTCGATCTCGCCGTCGATCTGATCGAGCAGCGGTGCCACCTGGGAAGGATCATCCGTGTCCTGATCTGTCAGCCTTTGGGCAATGATCGCGCCACTTT from Mesorhizobium loti encodes:
- a CDS encoding Tn3 family transposase, which produces MTSIDRTAYPRPGDPLTAEELNVRYLLNEADLFFVRDKALTDTGRLTLATVLKGRQDLGYFPSVSDVHVGTLAYLAAQLDLDAVPPLLDETRQKTTLHRYRTAVRIHLGVAAYSETAEQLVSVTVLAAAETMSDPADLINRGIEALGKASIDLPAFSTLDRLVNHLRTQVHTRMYDQVAVRLTADVVAALDGLLTVPPGAATTPFNRLKQTPGPARPETIRLWIERLHWLNNLIDPDPPLADITHTKLRQFAAEARALEVSELLAIARPGRRYLLVLSLLRQVHAQCRDELIEMLLRRVRKTQAAAKEKLKAFQEQHRDVEEKLIAVLGQVLETAKEGESDTDTGRRIRALLAEQGGVEALSQQCETVSAWHRNNDLPLLWPIHAKTRSLLFQLLDLMEIRSATQDRSLLDALSIVIEHRHARRDELAGPLELSFASQRWQSFVAKRRGGSTVVDRRALEVCVFIHLADALQATDLFVVGAETFDDYRTQLLPWPDCEARLAEYCDALGLPGSGEHLVDQLRRELTATAVAVDADFPSNAELTIDADGVPHLKQLRAKSLPEGLQGFEMEVHARMRERHLLDILRDGTFWTNFTRHFGPPSGADPKLTRAEQRYVFTTFGYGCNLGPVQAARHAPAIASADTLRRLNAQHINTSKLEAAMTDLIDAYNRRWCADMKSNAFRSLM